From [Clostridium] symbiosum, a single genomic window includes:
- a CDS encoding dihydrofolate reductase, with protein MIALVVAYAKNRVIGKDGRIPWNIDGEKTRFKNLTVNHVVIMGRKTYEEIGRPLPNRTTIVISKTKDFTAENCQTAKSLQEAIVLAVDEDTYISGGAGIYEESLPLVEKMYITEIDAEIEGDTFFPEFEEDLFVKEIERRVDGDIPYTFLTYTRKS; from the coding sequence ATGATTGCTTTGGTAGTGGCGTATGCGAAAAACCGCGTCATAGGAAAAGACGGCCGTATTCCCTGGAATATTGACGGGGAAAAGACGCGGTTTAAGAATTTAACGGTAAATCATGTTGTTATCATGGGGAGGAAAACCTATGAAGAAATCGGCAGGCCTCTGCCAAACCGGACAACAATTGTGATTTCAAAGACGAAGGATTTTACCGCTGAAAACTGTCAAACAGCCAAATCACTGCAGGAAGCTATCGTACTTGCCGTTGACGAAGATACTTATATCTCCGGCGGAGCCGGTATTTATGAAGAATCCTTACCACTCGTTGAAAAAATGTATATTACGGAAATCGATGCAGAAATCGAGGGAGATACATTTTTCCCCGAGTTTGAAGAGGATTTATTTGTCAAAGAGATAGAGCGGAGAGTGGACGGTGATATTCCGTACACCTTTCTGACCTATACAAGAAAATCATAA
- the folE gene encoding GTP cyclohydrolase I FolE, with the protein MDKEKIKEGVRLILEGIGEDINREGLLETPDRIARMYEELAAGYTDDAAVHLKKRFHVDSNDIVMEKDIHFYSFCEHHMLPFYGTASIAYIPDGEVVGLSKIARTLEVYAKRFQLQERLTAQIADAFMKELNPKGVMVRIEAEHMCMTMRGIKKPGTKTVTIVTRGAFDDSEMLQNRFYQMLERR; encoded by the coding sequence ATGGATAAAGAAAAAATTAAAGAAGGGGTCAGGCTCATTCTCGAAGGAATTGGGGAAGATATCAACAGAGAAGGGCTTTTAGAAACACCGGACCGGATTGCCAGGATGTATGAAGAACTGGCTGCCGGATACACCGACGACGCGGCGGTGCATCTGAAGAAAAGATTCCATGTGGACAGCAATGATATTGTCATGGAAAAGGATATTCATTTTTATTCTTTTTGCGAACACCATATGCTGCCTTTCTACGGGACGGCGAGCATTGCCTACATTCCGGACGGGGAAGTAGTCGGTTTAAGTAAAATAGCAAGGACTCTGGAGGTATATGCGAAACGTTTCCAGCTTCAGGAACGCCTGACTGCCCAGATTGCGGACGCCTTTATGAAAGAACTGAACCCGAAGGGCGTAATGGTGCGCATTGAAGCGGAACATATGTGCATGACGATGCGCGGAATCAAAAAGCCTGGAACAAAAACAGTGACTATCGTTACCAGAGGGGCGTTTGATGACAGCGAAATGCTGCAGAACCGTTTTTATCAAATGCTGGAACGGAGATAA
- a CDS encoding HD domain-containing protein, with product MERINRICRHPLWKESVAEIQRLEEERIFCRHNPAHYLDVARIAYIENLEKNIGISKEVIYAAALLHDIGRHRQYLEGIPHEEASAVLADPILRDCGFTEMEQKEIISAISEHRTPETAGKENLQGLIYRADKSSRSCLFCNAFEECNWSMEKKNITLKV from the coding sequence ATGGAACGGATTAATCGAATCTGCCGCCATCCTCTATGGAAGGAAAGCGTGGCAGAAATACAGAGGCTGGAAGAAGAACGGATTTTTTGCAGGCATAATCCGGCTCATTATCTGGATGTAGCCCGTATCGCCTATATTGAAAATCTGGAAAAGAATATCGGTATCTCAAAAGAAGTCATCTATGCGGCTGCGCTGCTCCACGATATTGGAAGACACCGTCAATACCTGGAAGGGATACCGCATGAAGAGGCCAGCGCCGTGCTGGCGGATCCGATTCTGAGGGACTGCGGCTTTACGGAAATGGAGCAGAAAGAGATCATTTCCGCAATTTCGGAACACCGGACACCGGAAACGGCAGGAAAAGAAAATCTTCAGGGGTTGATTTACCGGGCGGATAAGAGTTCCAGAAGCTGTCTGTTCTGCAATGCGTTTGAAGAATGCAACTGGAGCATGGAGAAGAAAAATATTACATTGAAGGTCTAA
- the folP gene encoding dihydropteroate synthase: protein MKIGNRLFDVENDCSIMGILNVTPDSFSDGGMWNDIEKTKKHTADMIEEGAAIIDVGGESTRPGHVQISIQEEIDRVVPAIEMIKKNFDIPVSIDSYKGQVVEAALKAGADMVNDIWGLKYDRKVADLIAQYRIPCCLMHNREKADYGNFMDDMCRDMRDSLAIAKEAGIDDSQIILDPGVGFGKTYENNLTAINQLEKLSALGYPVLLATSRKSVIGTALDLPTDQRVEGTIVTTVLGVQKKAAFIRVHDIKENLRAIRMTQAIMREGRK from the coding sequence ATGAAAATTGGAAACCGATTATTTGATGTAGAAAACGACTGTTCTATTATGGGAATATTAAATGTCACACCCGATTCTTTCTCCGACGGAGGAATGTGGAATGACATTGAAAAAACAAAGAAACATACGGCCGATATGATTGAAGAAGGCGCTGCGATTATTGATGTCGGAGGAGAGTCCACACGTCCGGGGCATGTGCAGATCAGTATCCAGGAAGAAATTGACCGGGTTGTGCCCGCGATTGAAATGATAAAGAAGAATTTTGACATTCCGGTGTCCATCGACAGTTACAAGGGACAGGTAGTGGAAGCTGCCTTAAAAGCGGGAGCCGATATGGTGAACGATATCTGGGGGCTGAAATACGACCGGAAAGTGGCGGACCTGATTGCTCAGTATCGGATCCCATGCTGTCTGATGCATAACCGGGAAAAGGCGGATTACGGCAATTTCATGGACGATATGTGCAGGGACATGCGTGATTCGCTCGCCATTGCTAAAGAGGCTGGAATCGACGACAGCCAGATTATTTTAGATCCCGGAGTGGGATTCGGGAAAACCTATGAAAATAACCTGACGGCTATCAATCAACTGGAAAAGCTTTCGGCGCTCGGTTATCCGGTCCTTCTTGCAACCTCCAGAAAGTCCGTGATTGGCACGGCGCTTGATTTGCCGACGGATCAGAGGGTCGAGGGGACAATCGTCACAACCGTTCTGGGAGTACAGAAAAAAGCGGCATTTATCCGCGTCCACGATATTAAAGAAAATTTAAGGGCAATCCGTATGACGCAGGCTATCATGAGAGAGGGAAGGAAATAA
- the folK gene encoding 2-amino-4-hydroxy-6-hydroxymethyldihydropteridine diphosphokinase — MTKASFCDEIHIEDLEVYANHGVFPEETKLGQRFLVSLTMYVNTRHAGRTDCLEHSINYGDVCAFITRYMKENTYKLIEAAAENLAEALFRHYSLLHGVTLELKKPWAPIGLPLKTVSVKITRFWHTAYIGLGSNLGDKKGYLDQAVKSLNERSGCHVEKVSSYLVTEPYGGVEQDDFLNACLILKTLLSPQELLESLHEIEQDAHRERIVHWGPRTLDLDILMYDDEILETDDLIIPHVEMHLRDFVLKPLQEIAPNKRHPVYQKTMTQLLNGLK; from the coding sequence ATGACGAAAGCATCTTTTTGCGACGAAATACATATTGAAGATCTGGAAGTATATGCGAATCACGGTGTTTTTCCAGAGGAGACAAAACTCGGACAGAGATTTCTGGTTTCCCTTACAATGTATGTCAATACCAGGCATGCCGGAAGAACGGACTGTCTGGAACATTCCATCAATTATGGTGACGTATGTGCTTTTATAACCCGTTATATGAAAGAAAACACATATAAACTGATTGAAGCGGCTGCCGAAAATCTGGCCGAAGCGCTTTTTAGGCATTATTCCCTTCTGCATGGCGTTACGCTGGAACTTAAAAAACCGTGGGCGCCGATTGGGCTTCCCCTCAAGACCGTTTCCGTAAAAATTACCCGCTTCTGGCACACCGCTTATATCGGGCTTGGTTCCAATCTGGGGGACAAAAAAGGATATCTGGATCAGGCGGTTAAATCATTGAATGAACGTTCCGGCTGCCATGTGGAGAAAGTGTCCTCCTACTTGGTGACGGAGCCTTACGGCGGGGTGGAGCAGGATGACTTCCTGAATGCCTGCCTGATTTTAAAAACACTTTTATCACCGCAGGAATTATTGGAATCCCTTCATGAGATTGAGCAGGACGCCCATCGTGAACGCATTGTCCATTGGGGTCCCAGAACGCTGGACTTAGATATTTTAATGTATGATGATGAGATCCTGGAAACCGACGACCTCATTATTCCGCATGTGGAGATGCATCTGCGCGATTTTGTTTTAAAACCTTTACAGGAAATCGCACCCAATAAAAGACACCCGGTTTATCAGAAAACAATGACACAACTGCTGAATGGGCTGAAATGA